A region from the Oceanidesulfovibrio marinus genome encodes:
- the selB gene encoding selenocysteine-specific translation elongation factor yields MAAHSAPLVMGTAGHIDHGKTALVRALTGIDTDRLREEKKRGITIELGFAHLDLAPDLRVSVVDVPGHEKFVKNMVAGASGIDFVLLVVAADEGVMPQTREHLEICQLLGVGAGLVAITKADLVDEELLELAMDDVRGALAGTFLEDSVMIPVSSHTGQGLDELRGAIADLIKDYIPERRSDLARLPVDRVFTMKGHGTVVTGTLVSGEFVLGDEVVLFPTGTRTKIRGLQSHSESVERAPAGRRTAVNLAGLEVEDIERGEILARPGTLFPSNAWDLEITCLSSSPRPLRHRAEVHFHHGSSERMARLYFFDRDVLEPGDTALCQVRFPEPESAVFADRFVVRSFAPLRTVAGGRVVNPFGKRVRRREEDLEAVRKLAGATGEELVEAQLDRSGASGLSFAELMAATNMESRNLDKALQALSGRRKALLFDKEERRYASQHTTETLWEKAAAFLAAFHKKEPAAAGVSRGALTQAMGSKVPAKLAHVIVERALKDGLVEQEQDRLRLPGHTATLAADLEAVREGMAQRFAAAGLTPPNLKDVLDELGVPAKEANTVLGMLTDGGTLVKVKEDMYFDAQAIAALIGSVREYFDTHDELGLAEFKDLTNLTRKYLIPLLEYLDKEKVTVRVGDKRQLRRR; encoded by the coding sequence ATGGCAGCACACTCCGCGCCTCTGGTCATGGGGACTGCCGGGCATATTGACCACGGCAAGACCGCACTCGTGCGGGCGCTCACCGGGATAGACACGGACCGGCTGCGCGAAGAGAAGAAGCGCGGAATTACTATCGAGCTTGGCTTCGCCCACCTGGACCTGGCGCCGGACCTGCGCGTGAGCGTGGTGGATGTGCCGGGCCACGAGAAGTTCGTCAAAAACATGGTGGCCGGGGCATCGGGCATCGACTTCGTGCTCCTGGTGGTGGCGGCGGACGAGGGTGTGATGCCGCAGACGCGGGAGCACCTGGAGATCTGCCAGCTTTTGGGGGTTGGAGCCGGGCTGGTGGCCATCACCAAGGCCGACCTGGTGGATGAGGAACTGCTGGAGCTGGCCATGGACGACGTGCGCGGCGCTCTGGCCGGCACGTTCCTGGAAGATTCCGTCATGATCCCGGTTTCTTCGCACACCGGGCAGGGGCTGGACGAGCTGCGCGGCGCCATCGCCGACCTCATCAAGGATTACATCCCGGAACGGCGCTCCGACCTGGCGCGGCTGCCCGTGGACCGCGTCTTCACCATGAAGGGCCACGGCACCGTGGTCACCGGCACGCTGGTCTCGGGCGAGTTCGTCCTGGGCGACGAAGTGGTGCTCTTCCCCACGGGGACGCGCACGAAAATACGCGGGCTGCAGTCCCACAGCGAGTCCGTGGAGCGCGCACCGGCAGGCCGGCGCACGGCCGTGAACCTGGCCGGCCTGGAGGTGGAGGACATCGAGCGCGGTGAGATTCTGGCCAGACCGGGCACGCTGTTCCCGTCCAACGCGTGGGACCTGGAGATCACCTGCCTGTCGTCATCGCCGCGGCCGCTGCGGCATCGTGCGGAGGTCCATTTTCACCATGGCTCGTCCGAGCGCATGGCGCGGCTCTACTTCTTCGACCGCGATGTTCTGGAGCCCGGCGACACCGCGCTCTGCCAGGTGCGCTTTCCGGAGCCCGAATCCGCCGTGTTCGCTGACAGATTTGTGGTCCGCAGCTTTGCGCCGTTGCGCACTGTGGCCGGCGGCCGGGTGGTGAACCCGTTCGGCAAGCGGGTGCGCCGCCGCGAGGAGGACCTGGAGGCGGTGCGCAAGCTGGCCGGGGCCACGGGGGAAGAGCTTGTGGAGGCGCAACTCGACCGTTCCGGCGCGAGCGGCCTGTCATTCGCAGAGTTGATGGCCGCCACCAACATGGAGTCCAGAAATTTAGACAAGGCGCTGCAGGCGCTCTCCGGCAGGCGCAAGGCACTGCTCTTTGACAAGGAGGAGCGCCGCTACGCCTCGCAGCACACGACCGAGACGTTGTGGGAAAAGGCCGCGGCGTTTCTCGCCGCGTTCCACAAGAAGGAGCCGGCTGCTGCCGGCGTGTCCCGCGGGGCGCTGACCCAAGCCATGGGCTCCAAGGTGCCGGCCAAGCTCGCGCATGTCATTGTGGAGCGCGCGCTCAAGGACGGGCTGGTGGAGCAGGAGCAGGACCGGTTGCGGCTGCCAGGACACACGGCCACCCTGGCCGCGGACCTGGAGGCCGTGCGCGAGGGCATGGCGCAACGATTTGCCGCGGCCGGGCTCACGCCGCCGAACCTCAAGGACGTGCTCGACGAGCTGGGTGTGCCGGCCAAGGAGGCCAATACCGTACTGGGCATGCTCACCGACGGCGGCACGCTGGTGAAGGTCAAGGAAGACATGTACTTCGACGCGCAGGCCATCGCGGCGCTCATCGGGTCCGTGCGCGAGTACTTTGATACCCACGACGAGCTCGGCCTGGCCGAGTTCAAGGACCTCACCAACCTGACGCGCAAATATCTGATCCCGCTCCTGGAGTACCTGGACAAGGAGAAGGTGACGGTGCGCGTGGGCGACAAGCGTCAGCTCAGACGGCGCTGA
- a CDS encoding aminopeptidase, producing the protein MSDTPLFSSTKSCWETYTSDEHRAAMDDTAVRYLDFLTRCKTEREVVAYVSEKAAAAGFSDDPASGKYMRVFHDKTILLARRGSKDPSHGFRLVGAHGDCPRIDLKQHPLYEEVGVGLAKTHYYGGVRKYQWLSRPLAIHGVIVKTDGEVVRVVLGEADDEPCFCIADLLPHLAQKQSEQKLSEAFDAEKLSVIMGHEPLPKPADGEEKKSDTPEDKDAKSREANPVKAHILEILRDKYGIAEEDLYSAELQAVPAGPARFVGLDRALLGGYGHDDRINVFAGLEAMLSLEDEPEHCQIAIFWDKEEIGSDGSTGAKSRFMEYCVQDLIDAWSPGASFGRVMENTKAISADTHAAIDPDYQELHEKLNAALIGHGPTFCKFTGHRGKYMANDAHPEYVAWLRRIVNEAGIPWQMAELGKVDQGGGGTVAKHLAEYGMDIIDMGPPVLSMHGPFELASKADLYATVLVLKTFFAS; encoded by the coding sequence ATGTCCGATACGCCTCTGTTTTCTTCCACCAAAAGCTGCTGGGAGACCTACACTTCCGACGAGCACCGCGCGGCCATGGACGACACTGCCGTGCGCTACCTGGATTTCCTGACCCGCTGCAAGACCGAGCGCGAGGTGGTGGCCTACGTGAGCGAGAAGGCCGCGGCTGCCGGCTTTTCCGACGATCCGGCGTCCGGCAAGTACATGCGCGTGTTCCACGACAAGACCATCCTGCTGGCGCGGCGCGGCTCCAAGGACCCGAGCCACGGCTTTCGCCTGGTGGGCGCGCATGGGGACTGCCCGCGCATCGATCTCAAGCAGCACCCGCTGTACGAAGAGGTGGGCGTGGGCCTGGCCAAGACCCACTACTACGGCGGCGTCCGCAAGTATCAGTGGCTTTCGCGGCCGCTGGCCATCCACGGCGTTATCGTGAAGACCGATGGCGAGGTGGTGCGCGTCGTTCTGGGCGAGGCCGACGACGAGCCGTGCTTCTGCATTGCCGACCTCCTGCCCCACCTGGCGCAGAAGCAGTCCGAGCAGAAGCTCTCCGAGGCCTTCGACGCGGAAAAGCTTTCGGTCATTATGGGTCACGAACCCCTGCCCAAGCCGGCAGATGGTGAGGAAAAGAAGAGCGATACGCCCGAGGACAAGGACGCCAAGAGCCGCGAAGCTAACCCGGTGAAGGCGCACATCCTGGAGATTCTGCGCGACAAGTACGGCATTGCCGAAGAGGACCTGTACTCCGCGGAGCTGCAGGCCGTGCCGGCCGGGCCGGCGCGTTTCGTAGGCCTGGACCGCGCTCTGCTGGGCGGCTACGGCCACGATGACCGCATCAACGTATTCGCCGGGCTGGAGGCCATGCTCTCCCTGGAGGACGAGCCGGAGCACTGCCAGATCGCCATCTTCTGGGATAAGGAGGAGATCGGCTCCGACGGCTCCACCGGCGCGAAATCGCGTTTCATGGAGTACTGTGTGCAGGACCTCATCGACGCCTGGAGCCCTGGCGCATCCTTTGGCCGCGTGATGGAGAACACCAAGGCCATCTCCGCCGACACCCACGCCGCCATCGACCCGGACTACCAGGAGCTGCACGAGAAGCTGAACGCCGCGCTCATCGGCCACGGCCCCACGTTCTGCAAGTTCACCGGCCACCGCGGCAAGTACATGGCCAACGACGCCCACCCCGAGTATGTGGCCTGGCTGCGCAGGATCGTCAACGAGGCCGGCATCCCCTGGCAGATGGCCGAGCTGGGCAAGGTGGATCAGGGCGGTGGCGGCACCGTGGCCAAGCACCTGGCCGAGTACGGCATGGACATCATCGACATGGGCCCGCCCGTGCTCTCCATGCACGGGCCCTTCGAGCTGGCGAGCAAGGCCGATCTGTACGCAACGGTGCTTGTTCTCAAGACCTTCTTTGCGAGCTGA
- a CDS encoding phosphate/phosphite/phosphonate ABC transporter substrate-binding protein produces the protein MLRRILFFVFVLILCTAGMARADLRFGVLAPRDSLDAVEVWRPLAQSLSKSVGQRVSVVALGLRNVDTAAQNERVDIALVNAPHAVSLMDRQGYVPLASRLNATGGSYGGVIVASASSGIRTSNDLRGKRVAALGAESAGAFIFQVRHLMDRGIDPRMDFAEFKRCSGQAACVMAVKNGEADACFVRTGVLEALAQQGAISLDDFVIVDARCEPGFPLAHSTDLYPEWYLLVSNNVDTSTRERLRDAAFSITQDDPAAAPSRTRGFETPRDIEPVRSALQSVFAAGFADLP, from the coding sequence ATGCTCCGACGCATTCTTTTTTTCGTCTTTGTATTGATTCTGTGCACAGCCGGTATGGCCCGCGCCGACCTCCGCTTCGGCGTGCTGGCGCCGCGCGATTCGCTGGACGCCGTGGAGGTCTGGCGGCCTCTGGCGCAGAGCCTCTCCAAATCCGTCGGCCAGCGCGTCTCCGTGGTGGCGCTTGGCCTGCGCAATGTGGACACGGCCGCCCAGAACGAGCGCGTGGACATCGCCCTGGTCAATGCCCCGCACGCCGTTTCCCTGATGGACCGCCAGGGCTACGTACCGCTGGCATCGCGGCTGAACGCCACGGGCGGCAGCTACGGCGGAGTCATCGTGGCATCGGCCTCCAGCGGCATCCGCACCTCAAACGATCTGCGCGGCAAGCGCGTGGCCGCCCTTGGGGCGGAGTCGGCCGGCGCGTTCATCTTCCAGGTGCGGCATCTCATGGACCGCGGTATTGATCCGCGCATGGATTTCGCCGAGTTCAAGCGCTGCTCCGGCCAGGCGGCCTGCGTCATGGCCGTGAAAAATGGGGAGGCGGACGCGTGCTTCGTGCGTACCGGCGTTCTGGAAGCGCTGGCCCAGCAGGGGGCGATTTCCCTGGATGATTTTGTTATAGTGGATGCGCGTTGCGAACCCGGGTTCCCGCTGGCGCACTCCACGGATCTGTACCCGGAATGGTATCTGCTGGTGTCCAATAATGTGGACACTTCGACGCGGGAACGCTTGCGTGACGCGGCGTTTTCCATAACACAGGATGATCCGGCAGCCGCGCCGTCCAGGACCCGTGGGTTCGAGACGCCGCGCGATATCGAGCCGGTGCGTAGCGCGCTGCAAAGCGTCTTTGCCGCCGGATTTGCCGATCTGCCCTGA
- the selA gene encoding L-seryl-tRNA(Sec) selenium transferase, translating to MSEKTNLYRLLPSVDGVLERLFEEPDLAARPRPLLKDLVTEALDHVRAAIRAGEVEQGDLDEAALLSKIIDTVRRRSRPHFRRVVNATGVVIHTNLGRSLLADEAVQAVTEACARYSNLEFDLHTGKRGSRYSHVEEILRRVTGAEAGLVVNNNAAAVLLVLDTLCKGGEVVVSRGELVEIGGSFRIPEVMEKSGALLREVGATNRTHLRDYENAITDETVALLKVHASNYRIIGFTKEVSIPELQEIARPRGLPVIEDLGSGNLFDFAPFAFGYEPTAQEKVAQGADVITFSGDKVLGGPQAGIIVGRAEYIERIKRNPLNRALRIDKMTLAALEATLQLYMDPELARKKVPTIAMMTVPPEELRKKADRLARRLRREVGESAAISLAPGASRVGGGSFPERDLETTLVRVEPAGGLSLEALRDRLLAGDPPLVGRIEDEAFCLDPRTLAEDELSLAAGLVAAAFSGAA from the coding sequence ATGAGCGAGAAAACGAACTTATACAGGTTGTTGCCGTCCGTGGACGGCGTTCTGGAGCGCCTTTTCGAGGAACCGGACCTGGCGGCGCGGCCCCGGCCGTTGCTCAAGGACCTGGTCACCGAGGCGCTGGACCATGTGCGCGCCGCCATCCGCGCCGGCGAAGTGGAGCAGGGCGACCTGGACGAGGCTGCGCTTCTGTCTAAAATAATAGACACGGTGCGCCGGCGTTCCCGACCCCATTTCCGGCGTGTTGTCAACGCCACTGGCGTGGTCATCCACACCAATCTCGGCCGTTCCCTGCTGGCGGACGAGGCCGTGCAGGCCGTGACCGAGGCGTGCGCCCGCTACTCCAACCTGGAGTTCGATCTGCACACGGGCAAGCGCGGCAGCCGCTACAGCCACGTGGAAGAGATCCTGCGCCGCGTTACAGGCGCGGAGGCCGGCCTGGTGGTCAACAACAACGCCGCCGCCGTGCTGCTGGTGCTGGATACGCTGTGCAAGGGCGGCGAGGTGGTCGTCTCCCGCGGCGAGCTAGTGGAGATCGGCGGCAGCTTCCGCATTCCGGAGGTCATGGAGAAATCCGGCGCATTACTGCGCGAGGTCGGGGCCACCAACCGCACCCACCTGCGCGATTACGAGAACGCCATCACCGACGAGACCGTGGCGCTGCTCAAGGTCCACGCCTCCAACTACCGTATCATCGGCTTCACCAAGGAGGTCTCCATCCCAGAGCTCCAGGAGATCGCCAGGCCGCGCGGCCTGCCGGTCATCGAGGATCTGGGCAGCGGCAACCTCTTCGATTTCGCACCTTTCGCCTTTGGCTACGAGCCCACTGCGCAGGAGAAGGTGGCGCAAGGCGCGGACGTCATCACCTTCAGCGGCGACAAGGTGCTGGGCGGTCCGCAGGCCGGCATCATCGTGGGCCGGGCGGAGTACATCGAGCGCATCAAGCGCAACCCGTTGAACCGCGCGCTGCGCATTGACAAGATGACCCTGGCTGCCTTGGAGGCTACGCTGCAGCTCTATATGGACCCGGAGCTGGCGCGCAAAAAGGTGCCGACCATCGCCATGATGACCGTGCCGCCCGAGGAGCTGCGGAAAAAGGCGGACCGGCTGGCGCGTCGTCTGCGGCGCGAAGTTGGCGAGAGCGCGGCCATATCCCTGGCGCCGGGCGCTTCCCGCGTGGGGGGCGGCTCCTTCCCGGAGCGTGACCTGGAGACTACGCTGGTCCGCGTGGAGCCGGCAGGGGGCCTCAGCCTGGAAGCCCTGCGCGACAGGCTGCTGGCAGGGGACCCGCCGCTGGTGGGCCGTATAGAGGATGAGGCGTTCTGCCTTGATCCGCGGACCCTGGCCGAGGACGAGCTTTCCCTGGCGGCCGGTCTGGTGGCAGCCGCGTTCAGCGGCGCGGCGTAG
- a CDS encoding bifunctional folylpolyglutamate synthase/dihydrofolate synthase, translated as MPDHSPKFALTGEFDDYLDSLGLFHMDLTLGRIESCLSRLGLAELPYPAVQVVGTNGKGTTSALIARIAAAHGLRAGLYTSPHFLHPRERIRIFEPGLPDEHGDDSLLTPNQQQSDCISAKVWLDAANAVYREQEDAPLTYFEYLTAMAVLIFREAGVDLAVFEAGLGGRNDATTALRCPMVCFARIGLDHTQILGDSLEAVAADKTAAMPERGTALTIRQDEAARFILDREAIRKRARLLEVRSPEGMAPVHVPGAPGDAVYPEDALKALPPMLRENGRLAIAAWAHLASVHGWGFEPEVVRKAVGRHVLPGRFQHVFDQGDWLLLDAAHNPQAMQALSRSMREREISPRAMVFACLADKDLRTMAAELASVTRGPVHVPELPGVSRAMPAREICNVLQVAGIHAVAHEDTAAALAAACAEPGSREDASRPVLVCGSLYLLAAFFTLRPNLLGSVHCGES; from the coding sequence ATGCCCGACCATTCTCCAAAGTTCGCCTTAACCGGCGAGTTCGACGACTACCTCGACAGCCTCGGCCTCTTTCATATGGACCTCACCCTCGGCCGGATCGAGTCGTGTCTGTCGCGGCTTGGCCTCGCCGAGCTTCCATACCCGGCCGTGCAGGTTGTGGGCACAAACGGCAAGGGCACCACGTCCGCGCTCATCGCCCGCATCGCCGCGGCGCACGGGCTACGAGCCGGGCTCTACACATCACCGCACTTCCTCCATCCACGCGAGCGCATCCGCATTTTCGAGCCCGGTTTGCCGGATGAGCATGGCGACGATTCCCTACTGACGCCGAATCAGCAACAAAGCGATTGCATTTCCGCGAAGGTCTGGCTGGACGCGGCCAACGCCGTGTACCGCGAGCAAGAGGACGCGCCGCTCACCTACTTCGAGTACCTCACGGCCATGGCCGTGCTGATTTTCCGCGAGGCCGGGGTGGACCTCGCCGTGTTCGAGGCCGGGCTGGGCGGCCGGAACGACGCCACCACGGCGCTGCGTTGCCCCATGGTCTGTTTCGCGCGTATTGGCCTCGACCACACCCAGATTCTCGGCGATTCGCTGGAGGCGGTGGCGGCGGACAAGACCGCGGCAATGCCGGAGCGGGGCACGGCCCTGACCATCCGGCAGGACGAGGCGGCGCGGTTTATCCTGGATCGCGAGGCCATACGCAAGCGCGCGCGGCTCCTGGAGGTTCGCTCGCCGGAGGGCATGGCTCCCGTGCACGTACCCGGTGCGCCGGGCGACGCCGTCTATCCGGAGGACGCGCTCAAGGCGCTGCCCCCAATGCTCCGCGAGAACGGCCGGCTGGCAATCGCGGCGTGGGCGCATCTTGCCTCGGTTCACGGCTGGGGGTTCGAGCCCGAAGTCGTGCGCAAGGCCGTGGGCCGCCACGTGCTGCCGGGCCGGTTCCAGCACGTGTTCGACCAGGGCGACTGGCTGCTGCTGGACGCCGCGCACAACCCCCAGGCCATGCAGGCGTTGTCCCGGAGCATGCGCGAGCGTGAGATATCGCCCCGCGCCATGGTGTTCGCCTGTCTGGCGGACAAGGACCTCCGGACAATGGCCGCGGAGCTGGCCTCGGTCACGCGCGGGCCAGTCCACGTGCCGGAGCTGCCGGGCGTGAGCCGGGCCATGCCGGCCAGGGAAATTTGCAACGTGCTCCAGGTCGCCGGTATCCACGCTGTGGCGCACGAGGACACGGCAGCCGCCCTGGCCGCGGCCTGCGCAGAACCCGGCTCCAGGGAAGACGCCAGCCGTCCCGTGCTCGTCTGCGGCTCCTTGTATTTGCTGGCGGCCTTCTTTACACTGCGCCCAAATCTATTGGGATCCGTGCATTGCGGGGAATCATGA
- a CDS encoding tyrosine-type recombinase/integrase — protein MLTDAAAKNAKPKAKVYRLADSHGLCLEIKPSGSKHWRYRYRFQGKANMLSLGEYPLVSLAKARKKCDEARELLSDGIDPSQERKAEKKERERQARTFKDVGEEWVAKKSQKWTALTIERNSGILTRYLYPEIGDTPIADIEPPELLTALRKMESRGIHESAKRAHQLAGSILGYGVASGYCTRNSATDLKGALTPPDVTHFASITDPRNVAPLLRSIDGYSGQLVTKCALRLAPLVFARPGELRHAEWLEIDFDAAEWRIPAEKMKKRRPHIVPLSRQALDILQELHHLTGEGKYLFPSLRTTSRPISENTINAALRRMGFDKSEMTGHGFRSMASTILHEQGWPSDVVERQLAHIEGNSVKAAYNYAEHLPERRRMMQSWADYLDGLKAGARVTPLRSKSG, from the coding sequence TTGCTCACGGACGCCGCCGCAAAGAACGCCAAACCCAAGGCCAAGGTTTACCGCCTAGCCGATTCGCATGGCCTCTGCCTTGAGATAAAGCCGTCAGGCTCCAAGCACTGGCGATACCGCTATCGCTTCCAGGGCAAGGCAAACATGCTCAGTCTTGGCGAGTATCCCCTTGTCTCGCTCGCCAAAGCCCGCAAAAAGTGCGATGAGGCGCGAGAACTCCTGAGCGATGGCATAGACCCATCCCAAGAGCGAAAAGCCGAGAAGAAGGAACGCGAGCGCCAAGCCCGAACCTTCAAGGATGTGGGCGAAGAGTGGGTTGCCAAGAAATCACAGAAATGGACGGCGCTCACCATAGAGCGCAATAGCGGCATACTCACTCGGTACCTCTACCCTGAGATCGGCGATACTCCCATTGCGGATATCGAGCCGCCGGAACTCCTGACCGCTCTGCGCAAGATGGAGTCGCGCGGCATCCATGAGTCTGCCAAGCGCGCCCACCAGCTTGCCGGCTCCATTCTTGGGTATGGCGTTGCCAGTGGATATTGCACCCGCAATTCAGCAACCGACCTGAAAGGGGCGCTCACCCCACCCGACGTGACGCATTTCGCCAGCATCACGGACCCACGAAATGTAGCCCCCTTACTCCGTTCGATTGACGGCTATTCAGGCCAACTCGTCACCAAGTGCGCACTGCGCCTTGCCCCTCTCGTTTTCGCCCGGCCCGGTGAGCTTCGCCATGCGGAATGGTTGGAGATCGACTTTGACGCTGCCGAGTGGCGCATACCGGCAGAGAAGATGAAAAAGCGCCGGCCCCATATCGTGCCGCTCTCCCGCCAGGCACTCGATATCCTGCAAGAACTCCATCACCTGACCGGCGAAGGCAAATACCTGTTCCCATCCTTACGCACGACATCACGCCCCATCAGCGAGAACACTATCAATGCCGCCTTGCGTCGTATGGGCTTCGACAAGTCCGAGATGACCGGCCACGGCTTCCGCTCCATGGCAAGTACGATCCTACACGAACAGGGCTGGCCATCGGATGTGGTCGAGCGTCAACTTGCCCACATTGAAGGCAATTCGGTCAAGGCGGCATACAACTATGCCGAGCACCTACCCGAGCGCCGGCGCATGATGCAGTCATGGGCGGATTATCTGGATGGCCTGAAAGCTGGCGCGAGGGTGACGCCCCTCCGCTCAAAGAGCGGGTAG
- a CDS encoding helix-turn-helix transcriptional regulator has translation MTAFETFFVAGKLYRLPAVLDGLGISKSSWWAGVKDGRFPKPVKLGSRTTAWRGEDLLALTQNGAEVK, from the coding sequence ATGACGGCTTTTGAAACATTCTTTGTGGCGGGGAAGCTCTACAGACTGCCGGCAGTGCTCGATGGCCTGGGAATCAGCAAGAGCTCATGGTGGGCCGGCGTCAAGGACGGACGCTTCCCCAAGCCGGTCAAGCTTGGCTCACGTACCACGGCATGGCGCGGTGAGGATTTGCTAGCGCTCACCCAAAACGGCGCTGAAGTGAAATAG